From Skermanella sp. TT6, a single genomic window includes:
- a CDS encoding DUF445 domain-containing protein, whose product MTDQTDTDHEAGQRRLLRRNRRLATGLLLFAASLFVALRFVPEPGFWTLLLRAASEAAIVGALADWFAVTALFRRPLGLPIPHTAIIPSNKDRIGDGLGSFVERNFLEPSLVVAKLRSVDPAARLVRWLNAPGTAEALAARLVATMPGVIRSIEDRELRDFFGRALGEQLRGTEVAPVIGKVLGVLVASGQHQPLLERAVAWALDLVDRNQGRLEAMVGQRSGWWIPKAIDRRVARSLSSGAHDYLKELLDPASPMRIRMELAIEDLARDLQDDADTRAQVEAAKARLLDQPEIQAWLGGLWDEVRRITLHDLERPDGRTREALVTGLRSLGSALEADPAMRARLNASIERLALDLIAPWRRGIGRFIAEVVHGWDARTVSDRIETAVGSDLQYVRISGTIVAALVGSTLFLATRLIE is encoded by the coding sequence TTGACCGACCAAACGGATACGGACCACGAGGCGGGCCAGCGCCGCCTGCTCCGGCGCAACAGGAGGCTGGCCACCGGGCTCCTGCTGTTCGCGGCCAGCCTGTTCGTGGCCTTGCGCTTCGTGCCGGAGCCGGGATTCTGGACCCTGCTGCTGCGCGCCGCGTCGGAGGCGGCGATCGTCGGGGCGCTGGCGGACTGGTTCGCGGTGACCGCGCTGTTCCGCCGGCCCCTGGGCCTGCCGATCCCGCACACCGCGATCATCCCGTCCAACAAGGACCGCATCGGCGACGGGCTCGGCAGCTTCGTCGAGCGCAATTTCCTGGAGCCGTCGCTGGTGGTGGCGAAACTCCGCTCGGTCGATCCAGCGGCGCGGCTGGTGCGCTGGCTGAACGCGCCCGGCACGGCGGAGGCCCTGGCAGCCCGGCTGGTCGCGACGATGCCCGGCGTGATCCGGTCGATCGAGGACCGCGAGCTGCGCGACTTCTTCGGCCGGGCGCTGGGCGAGCAGCTGCGCGGGACCGAGGTGGCGCCGGTCATCGGCAAGGTCCTGGGCGTGCTGGTCGCCAGCGGCCAGCACCAGCCCCTGCTGGAACGCGCGGTGGCCTGGGCGCTCGACCTGGTGGACCGCAACCAGGGCCGCCTGGAGGCGATGGTCGGCCAGCGCAGCGGCTGGTGGATCCCCAAGGCGATCGACCGGCGGGTCGCCCGTTCCCTGAGCAGCGGAGCGCACGACTACCTGAAGGAACTGCTCGATCCGGCCTCGCCGATGCGCATCCGGATGGAGTTGGCGATCGAGGACCTGGCCCGGGACCTCCAGGACGACGCCGACACCCGCGCCCAGGTCGAGGCGGCCAAGGCCCGGCTGCTCGACCAGCCGGAGATCCAGGCCTGGCTGGGCGGGTTGTGGGACGAGGTGCGCCGGATCACCCTGCACGACCTGGAACGGCCCGACGGCCGGACGCGCGAGGCGCTGGTCACCGGCCTGAGGTCGCTGGGATCCGCGCTGGAGGCGGATCCGGCGATGCGGGCCCGCCTCAACGCCTCGATCGAGCGGCTGGCGCTGGACCTGATCGCCCCCTGGCGGCGCGGCATCGGCCGCTTCATCGCCGAGGTCGTCCATGGCTGGGACGCCCGGACGGTGTCGGACAGGATCGAGACGGCGGTGGGCAGCGACCTGCAATATGTCCGCATCTCCGGCACCATCGTCGCGGCCCTGGTCGGCTCCACCCTGTTCCTGGCAACCCGGCTGATCGAGTGA